The following is a genomic window from Microvirga ossetica.
GCGGCACCCTCGACCTGACCCAAGTCCTCGATCTGGTCTCCAGCCGGGCCATGGCACTGGGCCAGGCGGATGCCTGTGGGCTGTTCCGCTACGATCGAACGAACCGTGCCTTCGTACTATGGCGGGCGAGCGGCCTTGATGAGGACTTTTCGGAGCGGATCCGCCACATCCGGATCCTGGAGGTCGAGACAGCTATGGGACGTGCGATCCAGCAGCATGGCCCGGTCGCCGTCAGCGATATCATGAAACTGCCGAACTGGCCGCTGCGCGATGCCGCCGTCGGGGCCGGAATCCGGAGCGTTCTGGTTGTTCCACTCGTCCGGGCGGAACGGGTCTTCGGGACGCTCGTGCTGATGCGGCGGGAGCAAGCGGAGTTTCCCAGGCGGACCGTCGACCTGATGCAGACCTTCGCGAACCAGTCGGTGCTCGCCATCCAGAACGCACGGCTCTTCCGCGAGATCGAGGACAAGAGCCGTCAGCTCGAGATTGCGAGCCAGCACAAGTCGCAGTTCCTGGCCAACATGAGCCATGAGCTGCGCACCCCTCTGAATGCGGTCCTCGGCTATACGGAGATGCTGCTCGATGGCGTCTACGGCGACGTGACTGGCGAAGCTCACGAGATCTTGGAGTACATTCAGGCGAACGGCCAGCACCTTCTGGCGCTCATCAATGACGTGCTCGACCTCTCGAAGATCGAGGCCGGGCAGCTTGCGCTGGCGCTCGATGAGTATGCCGTCCAAGGCGTCATCGAGGCCGTGGCCTCTGTCGCCCAACCGCTCGCCCAGACCAAAGGCCTCGACCTGAAGGTCGGCATCGCGGGGGATCTCCCGCTGGGACGGGGTGATGAACGGCGGCTCACCCAGGCTCTCCTCAACCTTGTCGGCAACGCCATCAAGTTCACCGACGCAGGCTCGGTCACAATCGCCGCAACGGCGGTCGGTGACCTGCTGGAGCTAGCTGTGACTGACACTGGCCCGGGAATTGCCCCGACCGACCAGGAGCGGATCTTCGATGCCTTCCAGCAGGTCGACAATTCCTCAACCCGGCAAAAGGGCGGTACGGGTCTGGGGCTCGCGATCTCACGGCGCATCGTCGAGATGCATGGCGGGACGATCTCTGTGGAATCTGTCCCGGGGCAGGGTTCCACTTTCCGGATCAGGATCCCGCTTCAGGCTGGCGAAGTCATGGAGGCGGCGTGATGAAGCGCATCCTGGTGGTGGAGGACACCTGGCACAACCGCAAGATGCTGCGCGATCTGCTCACGCGGGCAGGCTTCGAGGTGCTGGAGGCGGTCAATGGCGAGGAAGGTATCGCCCAAGCCGAACGACACCGGCCCGACCTGATCCTGATGGACATCCAATTGCCGCTGGTGGATGGCTACGACGCGACGCGGCGCATCAAGGCCAATCCGGACCTGCACCACATTCCGATCATCGCCGTCACCTCCTATGCCCTTGCTGGCGACGAGGCGAAGACGCGTGAGGCTGGCTGTGACGGGTATGTCGCCAAGCCGTTCAGTCCACGCAATCTGCTGGCGAAAGTCCAGGAGTATCTCGCATGAAGAGGACACCCGGCCATGCGTGATTTACCTCTTATTCTCGTGGTCGACGA
Proteins encoded in this region:
- a CDS encoding response regulator, which codes for MKRILVVEDTWHNRKMLRDLLTRAGFEVLEAVNGEEGIAQAERHRPDLILMDIQLPLVDGYDATRRIKANPDLHHIPIIAVTSYALAGDEAKTREAGCDGYVAKPFSPRNLLAKVQEYLA